The genomic stretch AATTTCTCCGCCATTTTCTTTCCTTTTTTCTTTCGGCAAGCATCGATAATCCATCTCATTGCGAGTGTTTGTCTTCGTTCTCCCTGAACCGGAATCGGAACTTGGTAGTTCGCTCCTCCAACTCTTCGGGATTTTAATTCCAAAAGAGGAGAAATATTTTTTATTGCTTGTTCGAAGACATTAAGTCCGCCTTTTTTGGTTCTTTCGTGAATAACGTCAAAAGATTCATAAACCACTCTTTCGGCTACGCTTTTCTTTCCATCTTTCATTATCCGACCAATAAAACGCCCCACCAAAAGATTGCTGTAGCGCGGATCAGGATTCCATTGTTTTTTAAAAACTCGTTTTCTTCTTGCCATATATATTATTCTTTAGTTTCTTTAGGTCTTTTAGCTCCATATTTGCTTCTTCCTTTTTTTCTTTTATCTACCCCTGCAGCATCAAGCACGCCTCTGACAACATGATATCTAACTCCTGGAAGATCTTGTACTCTTCCACCTCGAATCATTACAATCGAATGTTCCTGCAAATTATGTCCTATCCCCGGAATATAAGCGGTAACTTCCATTCCATTGGTAAGTCTGACTCTAGCAATTTTTCGAAGTGCCGAATTCGGTTTCTTCGGCGTAGTAGTGGCGACTTTAATGCAAACTCCCCTTCTGAATGGTCCCTGCGAAGCAACAGGACGATTCTTAATACTATTAAAAATATTCGCCATTGCCGGTGACTTGGTTTTCTTCTTCACTGATTTTCTCGGATGCTTTTTTAACTGATTGATCGTTGGCATAGTAATTTCACATTATTAAAAAATCCGCTAGTAAGCTAGCAAAATTAATATTACAGAATATATTAAAAGTTGTCAATGTTCTGGCTTATATTCCCACCACATAGTAGAAAAACAGGCCAAGCATCAGATTCAGAAAATAACCGAGCGCGCCGGAAAAGGCAAAAATAAAAATTAGAAGGAAGATAAATCCGAATTGTTCAAACATGATTATGGTTTCGGTTTTAAGCCGGAGTATTGCAAACAATAATTTAGATCCATCAAGGGGAGGGATGGGAATAAGATTGAAAAATGCCAGAAAAACATTAATAACAACAATCATTGAAAAAATAAGAAAGAAAATAGACGACAGCGAACCGGATATATTGATTGCCAAGTTTTCATAATTTCTACTCAAAAGATTTCGTATTATATCCAGTTTCATCAAGGAATTCATTTGCATGAATCGGGCAATAAGACCAAAAAAGAGAGCGACAGCAATATTGGAAAGCGGTCCGGCCAGTCCGACTAGAGCCGGTCCTTTTTTCTGATCTTTCAAATTATATGGATTGTAGGGTACCGGTTTTGCCCACCCGAATCCGACGCCGAAAGTTAGAATCATTATAAGCGGTACAACAAAAGATCCCCACCAATCCAAATGTTTAAGCGGATTCAAAGTAAGCCTTCCGGCATATTTTGCCGTTGGATCACCAAGCCTAAAAGCCATGAGCCCATGAGAAACCTCATGAATTACCACAGACATCACCAATATGGCTATTTGGAAAAAGATTATTACCGCTTGATTCATACTATTGCAAAAAATACTTTATTATGTTACCTTAAATTGCGTAATAAATCAAATATAATAGTTCATAAAGTTATAAAGTTGAAAGTTCGTAAAGTTTTAAAGTTCGTAAAGTTTTAAAGTTCGTAAAATACTTTTTAACTTTATAACCTTATAACTTTATAAACTTAATTTTACTTTATAAACCTTATAAACTTTCAACTTTTTTATGTCTCGAGTTTGTGAAATTTGCGGCAGAGGAACAAAATCCGGGGTAACTAGAAGCCATTCCAATATTGCTAGCCTTCGAAAAGTTAAAATCAATATTCAGAAAAAGAAAATCAACGGGAAAACTACCAAAATCTGCACCAAATGCGTAAAGACAAAAAATAAGGTAAGTAAATAATTACTTACATAAATAAGTACGTTTCGACTGCCGCATTTAATGCGGCAGTTTTTTATGCAAAAATTAAAGAAAAATAGCAATTTTCAAAAAATGGTTGAAGCAGAGTTCGGACAAAGAGTGCCGCTAATAGATAGCTTCCGTCGAGACCGTTTTTTGAAAATTGCTATTTTTCAAGATTTTTAATATAAGCTATATTTTTTTCAAAACCTTAAGCGTCGCATAAGCGACAATTCCTCCGGAAAGCACGGTCAGAAGTTGCTGCCAACTGAACATCATGGCAATAATTTTTGCCATGCTATTCCACTCAAAAACTTTGACCAAAATAATTCCGGAAATAGACAAGAAGGCAAATTTGACAAAACTTCCCCAAACAATACCTTTCCAGTAATTTTCCTTTCCGATAAAACTAACTGCGAAAATTAAAATTACATTGCTAAAAATTATAAAAGGAATGAGTGGAACGACGGCTGGAACCAGAAGTCCGGTAACCACCGAGATTAAACTGGGAAAAATTCCAATCACAATCGCCTCTTTTCTTCCGAGCATTATTACCGCCATAATTAGCACTGCATTAACAATCGTTCCAGTCACCGCTTGAAAATGAAAAAATGGTGCTGCAATAGAAATCCCCAAAAGCGCCGTAAACTTGAGTGCATACGGAAAAAACTTTTCTTTTACAACAAATATCGTTAGAACTTTTTCTTTGAGCATATAAAATAAATTTTATAAAAAAATTAAACTAATATTTAACTTCTATTGACATTATTAGTACAATTTGCTTAAATCTTAATAAGCATAAAATCATTTCTATTTTTTGGTGCAACAGCACTGGCGAGAAATCGCAACTATAATGATTTATGCCAGAAGAGTGCTTTTCAGGCTCTCCTTTTTTCTTTATTATTAATCCCCTCTTGAACTTTTTAGCTCCTTGACTTCACTCTTTTTCCTCTGCTGATAACTGGTATGCAGAACTTTGTGGATTATTTCTTTGTCGGTAAAATGTTTTTCATAGGCTTCAAGAACTGATGGGTTTTCGTGCGCCAGCCTCATCTTCTTTTCCGCATCTACTTGATACAATGCCTGGGCCCGTTTCTTCCGAATTTCCGGAGTGTTGGGAATCGGCTGTCCGCCGCCGCCAATGCATCCTCCCGGACAAGCCATCACCTCCATTGCGTGAAAAGCGCTTGGATTTTTCTTTAATTCTTCCAGCATTTTCTGCGCATTTTTAATTCCGCTTACCACCGCCACTTTCAAGATAGTGTCTCCCAATTTCAATTCCTTTATTTTTATTCCTTCCAAACCGCGAATTTCTTTCACGTCCACATTTTCCATATTTTTTCCAGTTGCCATAAAATAGGCTGTTCGGAAAGCCGATTCAAAAACTCCACCGCTTGCTCCATAGATTACTCCCGCTCCAGACGGATCGCCAAAAGGATTGTCAGCTTTTTCCGGTTCAATATTTTTGAGATCTATGTTATGTTTTTTGAATAATCTCGCCATTTCTCTGGTCGTCAAAACATAGTCCACCGGAAAGCATCCATTTTCCAATTTCATTTCTTCTCTCTTCACTTCAAACTTCTTGGCAGTGCAAGGCATTACCGAAACAACTATTATGTCTTTCGGATCAACATTATTTTCTTTCGCCCAATAAGTTTTTAAAATTCCTCCCATCATTATTTGCGGAGAACGGGAGGTGCAGAGATTATGAATAAATTCCGGGTAATAGAATTCCAAAAATTTCACCCAAGCCGGACAGCAGGAAGAAAAGGCCGGAAGATTTTTTCCGGTTTTTACTCTTTCGAGCAGTTCCTGCGCTTCTTCATAAGTCGTAAAATCGGCCGCCACCGAGGTGTCAAAAACCTTGCTAAATCCCAATTTTTTCATTCCCGCTACCATTTGATCGGTTACGATTGAACCCGCTTCCATTCCAAATTCTTCTCCAATACTCGATCGAATCGCCGGAGCAAACTGGATAATAACTGTTTTGCTTTTATCAGCTAATGGTTTTTCAATTTCCTCAAATTCCCCTTCCGCTTCAATGGCTCCCACCGGACAATGAACGATGCATTGTCCGCAGTTTATGCATTCTTTTTTTTCATCGGAAGATGCTTCAATGGCAATATCCGCTCCTCGATTTTCCACTTCCAGAAATTCTACCGGACAAACATCGGCGCAAAGCCGGCAATCAATGCATTTGGTCCAATCAAAAACAATTGGCCCGGTTTGGACAATTTTTCTATTCTTTTTTCTGTCAGGAAATTTGTTAATTTCAGCCCCAAATTCTTTTTGATATTTCAAGAGCCTGCAACTATCCAGCGACACGCAATCATCGCATTCTTCCTGATGCTGAGAAAAAATAAGTTCCAGATTTATTTTCCTTGCCCTTTTAATTCTTCCTGAATCAGTAATAATTTCCATTCCTTCAGTTACTTTCGTCGAACAAGACGTTTGAAGATTTTTATTTCCTTTAATTTCCACCACGCACATCCGACAATTCGATCTGGCTTTTGCATCCGGATGAAAACAAAGCGACGGAATCTTGATCCCGTTTTTGTGGGCAATTTTCAAAATAGTATCGCCCTCTTCCGCTTGATAATCTTTTCCGTCAATTTTTATTGTTACTTTTTCCATAGATACTCTGATGTCATTCCTGCGAAAGCAGGAATCTACATAAACGATAATCACAAGCTTAATATATAAATATCAGACTAGCGTAATTCGATAGCGTAGATTCCGGGTCAAGCCCGGAATGACATAAAATTTAATAAATTTTCCCCAGAAATCCTTCAAACGGCATTGCCACGCCTTTTCCCAGCGGGCAAAAACTCGTTTCTTCCAAAACAAAAACTATATCTTTTAGTTTTTCTAAATCCAAATTATCGTTCTCCAATAATTCCTTGATCCGATAAACTCCTTCTCGGCAGGGAACGCATTTTCCGCAATTTTCGTTAAAATAAAAATCGATCCATTTTTTCATCAGCGCTTTCGGATCAGTCTTTTCCTTGTCATAAACGATAATCGCTCCGGCTCCGGTGACTTTATTTTCTAATTCCTCCCGGGTTAAAATAATCCCGCTCGCTCCTCCGCCAACTTGAACAAAAAATTCTTTTTCCGGAAAATTATTGGTTTCTTTGAGAATTTTTTCAATTGATAAATCTTCGGAAAATTCAAAAACTCCCGGATTAGCAATATCTCCGCTCAAAGAATAGAATCTGTTGCTGTGATATTCATCTTTGGCAATTTTCGAAATCCAATAAAAAGTTTCCAAATTGTTCACTAAAGTTGGCATTCCAAATAAGCCTTTTTCGGTTGGAAACGGAGGCTTATCTCTTGGCTCAAATCGGTTCCCTTCAATTGATTCAATCAGAGTTGATTCCTCTCCGCAAAGATATCCTCCCGGTTCGCGAGTTAAGGTTA from Parcubacteria group bacterium encodes the following:
- the rpsG gene encoding 30S ribosomal protein S7 — its product is MARRKRVFKKQWNPDPRYSNLLVGRFIGRIMKDGKKSVAERVVYESFDVIHERTKKGGLNVFEQAIKNISPLLELKSRRVGGANYQVPIPVQGERRQTLAMRWIIDACRKKKGKKMAEKLADEFIDASNKIGTAMKKREDVHRMAEANKAFAHFA
- the rpsL gene encoding 30S ribosomal protein S12, producing MPTINQLKKHPRKSVKKKTKSPAMANIFNSIKNRPVASQGPFRRGVCIKVATTTPKKPNSALRKIARVRLTNGMEVTAYIPGIGHNLQEHSIVMIRGGRVQDLPGVRYHVVRGVLDAAGVDKRKKGRSKYGAKRPKETKE
- a CDS encoding site-2 protease family protein, producing the protein MNQAVIIFFQIAILVMSVVIHEVSHGLMAFRLGDPTAKYAGRLTLNPLKHLDWWGSFVVPLIMILTFGVGFGWAKPVPYNPYNLKDQKKGPALVGLAGPLSNIAVALFFGLIARFMQMNSLMKLDIIRNLLSRNYENLAINISGSLSSIFFLIFSMIVVINVFLAFFNLIPIPPLDGSKLLFAILRLKTETIIMFEQFGFIFLLIFIFAFSGALGYFLNLMLGLFFYYVVGI
- a CDS encoding L28 family ribosomal protein — encoded protein: MSRVCEICGRGTKSGVTRSHSNIASLRKVKINIQKKKINGKTTKICTKCVKTKNKVSK
- a CDS encoding [FeFe] hydrogenase, group A, translating into MEKVTIKIDGKDYQAEEGDTILKIAHKNGIKIPSLCFHPDAKARSNCRMCVVEIKGNKNLQTSCSTKVTEGMEIITDSGRIKRARKINLELIFSQHQEECDDCVSLDSCRLLKYQKEFGAEINKFPDRKKNRKIVQTGPIVFDWTKCIDCRLCADVCPVEFLEVENRGADIAIEASSDEKKECINCGQCIVHCPVGAIEAEGEFEEIEKPLADKSKTVIIQFAPAIRSSIGEEFGMEAGSIVTDQMVAGMKKLGFSKVFDTSVAADFTTYEEAQELLERVKTGKNLPAFSSCCPAWVKFLEFYYPEFIHNLCTSRSPQIMMGGILKTYWAKENNVDPKDIIVVSVMPCTAKKFEVKREEMKLENGCFPVDYVLTTREMARLFKKHNIDLKNIEPEKADNPFGDPSGAGVIYGASGGVFESAFRTAYFMATGKNMENVDVKEIRGLEGIKIKELKLGDTILKVAVVSGIKNAQKMLEELKKNPSAFHAMEVMACPGGCIGGGGQPIPNTPEIRKKRAQALYQVDAEKKMRLAHENPSVLEAYEKHFTDKEIIHKVLHTSYQQRKKSEVKELKSSRGD
- a CDS encoding NADH-ubiquinone oxidoreductase-F iron-sulfur binding region domain-containing protein yields the protein MNIIQKIKDAKLTGRGGAGFPTWQKWEAVKNAPGEKKYIIVNGSEGEPGVLKDGFILENYPEELINGVKVALETFENSEAYIYLRKDYYDKYKSKLVELSRDFSITLTREPGGYLCGEESTLIESIEGNRFEPRDKPPFPTEKGLFGMPTLVNNLETFYWISKIAKDEYHSNRFYSLSGDIANPGVFEFSEDLSIEKILKETNNFPEKEFFVQVGGGASGIILTREELENKVTGAGAIIVYDKEKTDPKALMKKWIDFYFNENCGKCVPCREGVYRIKELLENDNLDLEKLKDIVFVLEETSFCPLGKGVAMPFEGFLGKIY